The sequence GGACAAGGTCAGGCGGATAAAGCCATATTCTTTACTCAAGTAGGCTACTGCCAATCTTAAAGGGTCTCGAACCATTTCCGCAGCAGCAGGGCGCTGTCCACCAATGAATTGACACGTGTCGAACTATAGCACACTCACACAGTTGATACCAATTGTATTGGTATTGTAGCCTATGCAAATATATTTTCTCTGAGCGAGACCTAAGCTTTCCCGAGAGCTTTTCTCCTCATGTAAATCCTATACACATAATTAAAATGTAGGCCTACAAAAGTATTTTTAAGAGCGAGACCTGCGCTTTTCCCGAGAGCTTTTTCCCCCATGTAGGCCTTCATTTTAATTAGGTGAATAGAATTTACATCACGTGTCTTGTTACATACTTAACTTGCCAACTTAAGTTATTGACTACAATCATTATCCTAATGGTTTGATCAGAACTTGAAGCAACGACCCCTTGCCTGAGCCAGCATGCTCTGGTCTGACTTTCGCGCGCCACAACCATTTTGCTGTCCAATGAAAGCGTTATGCGTCTGTGTTGTCAAAATAGAGGTGGTTTTGGATCAGAATTCCCTTCTGCAGATGAACGAATGTGGTCTCATCTAAATTTGATCTCGATTTGTTGTATTAAATAAATGGACTGGTGGTCTTTAGCGACCCATATTAAACAGGTTTCCCATTCATACATACAAAAGTTAACTTGCGATTGACTTGCGAACTACAGATAAGAATTTTCAAGACAAAGACCAAAGCACACTGGACAGTGCAATGTGAAAAAACGACCGAAAATACAAGATAGGCTCATTTCATTTCCAAACAGGGATCCGTATGTAGACCTGTAATTCCCAATTTCTCAGAAATTATTCTATTAAATCGCATGACTTTTCCAATCTGAAATGCACATTTAAAAATGCCAAGATATTACAGCAATTCCATGACTCGTCGGAACCCTGATTAAATTCTAAATAATTATGCTAACTACAACAAAATACAAGCCAATCATAATAACACTTAGGTTAGCTAGCCTAAGGCTCATTATCATCAACTTGTATACCTATTTGGTTGTAGGTACCATTATTATTCATTAACTCAGCATTCATTTAGAGATACATTAATCAATTTAGACCCTATGGAAAGACCACACCCGTGAAGGGCCATttcaaaaaacaataaacagcacACGATGACACGTGTCCTGCTTCATGTAACAAACCAGCTTTTATTTTGTTCAAAGCAATACTATTTCAAAGGCAGACTGTCTGAATTTCACTATACATGGAATATTATTGGTTACAATGGTGCACAGACACACCCAATAGACACACTTGGAACATTGTAATTGCATGATTTATTTGAGGCTCTGGCTCTTTGTAGAATTGCATTTGAGTTTAGATGTCGATCAATGTTTGAATATCTGCttctgtaacagtttaactttatggcgtcccctcgccccgacccagggaccctctgcacacatcaacaacagtcacccaagaagcgtcgttacccatcgctccacaaaggccgcggcccttgcagagcaaggggaaccactacttcagggtctcaaagcgagtgacgtaaccgattgaaacgctattagcgcggaccaccgctaactagctagccatttcacatccgttacacttccATAATTTCATCACATTTGTATTGTCATGCTCAGTATGCCAGTGAGTTGATCTGTTACAAAGTATGTGTATGTGTCTAcatgtatgtgtgcgtgtttATGTGTTTGTGCGTGCCATATCCGTATGTCTTTGCACATGCATGTAtgaatttctgtgtgtgtgtattcatgcatgtactgtacgtgtgtgttcatgtgtgtatgACTCTCCCCTCTACTCCTGTGTGAAGGGGTAGACCTGGTATCCACTGAACCTGTTGAACTCCTTGGTGTTGCCACACAGACTTCTGCCAGAGAGCAGCTCCACGTACACCTTGTCGCCCTGGCGCAGAGACACCAGCACCGACTGGGTTCCGCTGTCCTTCGTGTTCTCCCGGTTGTCCTCCCACACAGAGGCCACCACTTTGTTGTTCTTCATCAGCTGCACCTTGTGGTAGAGACGCTCGCCGTCCACGCCCACGTTGGAGTAGGCCGTGAAGGATAAGGAGTAGAGGCCGGCGCGGGGGGCGATGAAGGTACCTggatagaggacacacacagggagatgtgagtgtaggtgtgtgtgagtgtaggtgtgtgtgggggtgagTGCGAGTATGTGTGTTTTAGGTTGTGTTATGTTATTTATCCAGTAAGTATGTGGGGAAATGATGTGACAACGCAGTGTGGCGTCCTACCCAGAGCGTCATTGTATCCATTGCCCTGGTTGAGAGAGATGAAGTAGTAGCGGATTGGCACGTTGCTGGTGAAGGGCCCGAAGCAGTCGCTTCTAGATCTCATCGCCGCGCTAAACATAATCTTACTGTTGCCTGAGTCACAGAAAGAGGGAAGGAAAACAGAAGAAGTTAGGAGCCTGGGACATGAACATTAGGGATATGTCAAGCTTCCTACCATGGTTCCTGACTTATTCTGACTAGGAAACAGACATATTTTCCAGTACCTGTGACTTCCTCGATGTCGTTTTCCAATCAGGTGAGCTGCTCCCATTTGTCCACCATGCGCGTGAAGGTGTTGTCCTCTAGCATAGTCATCTCATTGGCCACACAGCAGCAGCCCGGCTGGCTCTTGATGGCACACTCACAGTCCCACTTCCCACAGGGCAGGGCCCCAGTCCAGCCCACTGGGGACAGGGGGGAGGATaggggaggggaggtagagggaggatgagCAGAGAGTAAGGGTCAGAAGTTGTCAAATGAGTCGAAGCAGGACTGGCATTTTGTAAACAATTCAAATTCACCTAAATCAACTTTGTTTAtgctcattttttatttatttatttatcatgcATTTGAATATAACTCTTACAATCCAAAAGGGCAC comes from Salvelinus alpinus chromosome 21, SLU_Salpinus.1, whole genome shotgun sequence and encodes:
- the LOC139547847 gene encoding complement C1q-like protein 4, whose product is MFSAAMRSRSDCFGPFTSNVPIRYYFISLNQGNGYNDALGTFIAPRAGLYSLSFTAYSNVGVDGERLYHKVQLMKNNKVVASVWEDNRENTKDSGTQSVLVSLRQGDKVYVELLSGRSLCGNTKEFNRFSGYQVYPFTQE